A single Paraburkholderia sp. D15 DNA region contains:
- the treY gene encoding malto-oligosyltrehalose synthase, whose amino-acid sequence MTVPRSTLRLQFHKDYTFDDAAKHVDYFAALGISHLYASPVTTAEPGSMHGYDTVDYTQVSAECGGEAALKRLVDALRARNMGLIVDMVPNHMGVGGSSNAWWLDILEWGRHSAHARHFDVDWHSPDPALRGKVLVPTLGAPYGEELAAGRIALHFDADSGRFYIGYGPHVFPVCPIDYPSILQSADRADLTALAERFGGLTTQPTDHPRAAEAREMLREFVAQQGGAAIESVLESYAPGDPVTRDRLHRLIERQHFRLAWWRTASDEVNWRRFFDISTLAGVRVERPEVFDAVHALIFRLYQEGVVDGLRIDHVDGLAEPREYCQRLRQRLTELRDTAPYVVVEKILARDEPLRDDWPVDGTTGYDFMNDVGALLHDPAGAEPLAQTWNELTGRSPRFADEALIARRKILAENLSAELDRAARALHRIARDSLSTRDFTFTSLRRVLVELVVHFPVYRIYPQNGLRSADDNVYFDQALEGARRTLSRADLVVLDRVNAWLGGSAEDAPSARPNAQQPAQNATQPGHAGSSRRTAQTLFSQLTAPVAAKAVEDTACYRYGRLLSRNEVGADPGEFALSVEQFHAGNQTRAQRFPHALLATATHDHKRGEDVRARLAVLSEIAPDWSATLRAWSTLNAPHRRALDGTPVSSVGQDARYDWAPGPAAEAMLYQTLVGCWPPDLQADDEAGVKALAERVAQWQLKALREAKLQTNWLAPDEAYEAGCRDFLFDILAPQRRDGFLKELSAFVARIGRAGALNSLQQTVLRLASPGIPDLYQGTELWDFSLVDPDNRRPVDFDKRQAWLVQTPPSDFLPTWRDGRVKLAVVQRVLALRAHLPELLSQGEYLPLVVQGEHAAHAIAFARRHGNAWAVVIASRLAAGLLGDGNSTGDADAAHDLPLIDPRRWGDTAVRVPSDLSARALFDWLSPAAPKVDDNGLLFLRDALSVMPIAVLVEDGVPRS is encoded by the coding sequence ATGACCGTCCCGCGCTCCACACTTCGTCTCCAGTTCCACAAGGACTACACGTTCGACGATGCCGCGAAGCACGTCGACTATTTCGCCGCGCTCGGCATCAGTCACCTGTACGCCTCGCCGGTCACCACCGCCGAGCCGGGCTCGATGCACGGCTACGACACCGTCGACTACACCCAGGTCAGCGCCGAATGCGGCGGCGAGGCGGCCCTCAAGCGTCTCGTCGACGCACTGCGCGCGCGCAACATGGGCCTGATCGTCGACATGGTGCCGAACCACATGGGCGTGGGCGGATCGAGCAACGCGTGGTGGCTCGACATCCTCGAATGGGGTCGTCATAGCGCGCATGCCCGCCATTTCGACGTGGACTGGCACTCGCCCGATCCGGCGCTGCGCGGCAAGGTGCTGGTGCCGACGCTCGGCGCGCCCTATGGCGAAGAGCTCGCGGCCGGTCGCATCGCGCTGCATTTCGATGCGGATAGCGGGCGCTTTTATATCGGCTACGGGCCGCACGTGTTTCCGGTGTGCCCGATCGACTATCCGTCGATCCTGCAAAGCGCCGATCGCGCCGACCTCACCGCGCTCGCCGAACGCTTCGGCGGACTCACCACGCAACCCACCGATCATCCGCGCGCCGCCGAAGCGCGCGAGATGCTGCGCGAGTTCGTCGCGCAGCAGGGCGGCGCGGCCATCGAGTCGGTGCTGGAGAGTTACGCACCGGGCGATCCGGTTACGCGCGACCGTTTGCATCGACTGATCGAGCGGCAGCATTTCCGGCTGGCGTGGTGGCGCACTGCGTCCGACGAAGTCAACTGGCGGCGCTTCTTCGATATCTCGACGCTCGCCGGCGTACGCGTCGAGCGGCCCGAGGTGTTCGACGCCGTGCATGCGCTGATTTTCCGGTTGTATCAGGAAGGCGTGGTGGACGGTCTGCGGATCGATCACGTCGACGGTCTCGCCGAACCGCGCGAATATTGTCAACGCTTGCGCCAGCGCCTCACCGAGTTGCGCGATACCGCGCCGTACGTGGTCGTCGAAAAAATTCTCGCGCGCGACGAACCGTTGCGCGACGACTGGCCGGTGGACGGTACGACCGGCTACGACTTCATGAACGATGTCGGCGCGCTGCTGCACGATCCCGCCGGCGCGGAACCGCTCGCGCAGACGTGGAACGAACTCACCGGCCGCAGCCCGCGTTTCGCGGACGAAGCGCTGATCGCGCGCCGCAAGATTCTCGCCGAGAACCTGTCGGCGGAACTCGACCGCGCGGCGCGTGCACTGCATCGCATCGCCCGCGACTCGCTCAGCACGCGCGATTTCACGTTCACGTCGCTGCGGCGCGTGCTGGTCGAACTGGTCGTGCATTTTCCGGTGTATCGCATCTATCCGCAGAACGGTCTGCGCAGCGCGGACGACAATGTGTACTTCGATCAGGCGCTGGAAGGCGCACGGCGAACGCTGTCGCGCGCGGACCTCGTCGTGCTGGATCGCGTGAACGCATGGCTCGGCGGCAGCGCCGAGGATGCGCCAAGCGCTCGGCCGAACGCCCAGCAGCCGGCGCAGAACGCCACGCAGCCCGGCCATGCGGGCTCGTCGCGGCGCACCGCGCAAACGCTGTTCTCGCAATTGACCGCGCCGGTGGCCGCGAAGGCGGTGGAAGACACCGCGTGCTATCGCTACGGACGGTTGCTCTCGCGCAACGAAGTGGGCGCGGACCCGGGCGAATTCGCGTTGTCGGTCGAACAATTCCACGCGGGCAATCAGACACGCGCGCAACGCTTTCCTCACGCACTCCTCGCCACCGCCACACACGATCACAAGCGTGGCGAAGACGTGCGTGCACGCCTCGCCGTGCTCAGCGAGATCGCGCCGGACTGGAGCGCGACGCTGCGCGCGTGGTCGACCTTGAACGCGCCGCATCGTCGCGCGCTCGACGGCACGCCGGTCAGCAGCGTCGGTCAGGATGCGCGCTACGACTGGGCGCCCGGTCCCGCCGCCGAGGCGATGTTGTATCAAACGCTGGTAGGCTGCTGGCCGCCGGATCTGCAAGCGGACGACGAAGCCGGCGTGAAGGCGCTGGCCGAACGCGTCGCGCAATGGCAGTTGAAGGCGCTACGCGAAGCGAAGCTGCAAACCAACTGGCTCGCGCCCGACGAAGCATATGAAGCCGGCTGCCGCGATTTCCTGTTCGACATTCTCGCGCCGCAGCGGCGCGACGGATTTCTGAAGGAACTGTCGGCGTTCGTCGCGCGGATCGGCCGCGCCGGTGCGTTGAACAGTTTGCAGCAGACGGTGTTGCGTCTTGCGTCGCCGGGCATTCCCGATCTGTATCAGGGCACCGAGTTGTGGGACTTCAGTCTGGTCGATCCGGACAATCGCCGGCCGGTCGATTTCGACAAGCGTCAGGCGTGGCTCGTGCAGACACCGCCGTCGGATTTTCTGCCGACGTGGCGCGATGGTCGCGTCAAGCTCGCGGTCGTGCAGCGCGTGCTGGCGTTACGCGCGCATTTGCCGGAGTTGCTGAGCCAGGGCGAGTATCTGCCGCTGGTCGTGCAGGGCGAGCATGCGGCGCACGCGATCGCATTCGCGCGACGGCACGGAAATGCGTGGGCCGTGGTGATTGCGAGCCGCCTCGCGGCGGGCTTGCTCGGCGACGGAAACAGCACGGGCGATGCGGACGCCGCGCACGATTTGCCGCTGATCGATCCGCGGCGTTGGGGGGACACTGCCGTGCGCGTGCCATCCGATCTGTCAGCTCGCGCGCTGTTTGATTGGCTCAGTCCCGCTGCGCCGAAGGTGGATGACAACGGCCTGCTGTTTCTTCGCGACGCGTTGAGCGTCATGCCGATCGCCGTGCTCGTCGAGGATGGCGTGCCGCGTAGCTGA
- a CDS encoding nuclear transport factor 2 family protein: MIHAEKYVSPTAEQLANARIAVQRFAEEWQNPVADNLRSLMHSDTRNLIPPMTEPADREGVVEHFRQVLTQLPDLKVDVLQWAPTGDAVMIEWQASATVAGQALSWRGVDRFNLRGDRMYQGQVYWDTRRVAEQVADAVQRAQQNGRAG; encoded by the coding sequence ATGATTCACGCAGAAAAATACGTTTCGCCGACGGCGGAACAGTTAGCGAATGCCCGCATCGCCGTGCAGCGTTTCGCGGAAGAATGGCAGAACCCGGTCGCGGATAACCTGAGAAGTCTGATGCACTCCGACACGCGGAATCTGATTCCGCCAATGACCGAACCCGCCGATCGCGAAGGCGTGGTCGAGCATTTTCGTCAGGTGTTGACGCAGCTTCCGGATCTGAAGGTGGACGTGCTGCAATGGGCGCCCACCGGCGATGCGGTGATGATCGAGTGGCAGGCGTCGGCGACGGTGGCGGGTCAGGCGCTGAGCTGGCGAGGTGTCGACCGGTTCAATCTGAGGGGCGACCGGATGTACCAGGGGCAGGTGTACTGGGACACGCGCCGCGTCGCCGAGCAGGTGGCCGACGCGGTGCAACGTGCCCAGCAAAACGGCAGGGCAGGGTGA
- a CDS encoding TetR/AcrR family transcriptional regulator, which translates to MPPKSRREEYADATRQALIGAAGELFVAQGYQQVGIEAIARSARVTRGAFYHHFADKAELFDALIAAMQEDAAARVKAAAESAPKAKRIGAGIRAFLDVCCEPAYRQLVIDTAPAVLGTARCREIEEAHVYGLLIGALTGPAGSSEKARTNAYLAARMIGSMVCEAARLLDGSDDPGALKAEALKVVDSMVGTLAPDKGGKSAARK; encoded by the coding sequence ATGCCGCCCAAATCCCGCCGCGAGGAATACGCGGACGCCACCCGCCAGGCGCTGATCGGCGCCGCCGGCGAACTGTTCGTCGCGCAGGGCTATCAGCAGGTCGGGATCGAAGCCATCGCGCGCAGCGCGCGCGTGACGCGCGGCGCCTTCTATCACCACTTCGCCGACAAGGCCGAACTCTTCGACGCGCTGATCGCGGCCATGCAGGAAGACGCCGCGGCAAGGGTGAAGGCCGCGGCAGAAAGCGCACCAAAAGCAAAACGCATCGGCGCGGGAATCCGCGCGTTTCTCGACGTGTGCTGCGAGCCCGCCTACCGGCAGCTCGTCATCGATACCGCGCCGGCCGTGCTCGGCACCGCGCGCTGTCGCGAGATCGAGGAGGCGCACGTTTACGGTTTGCTGATCGGCGCGCTGACGGGACCGGCCGGCAGCAGCGAGAAAGCCCGGACGAATGCGTATCTCGCCGCGCGGATGATCGGCAGCATGGTGTGCGAAGCCGCGCGTTTGCTCGACGGATCGGACGACCCTGGCGCGTTAAAGGCAGAGGCGCTGAAAGTCGTCGACAGCATGGTCGGCACGCTGGCGCCCGACAAAGGCGGCAAATCCGCCGCGCGCAAGTAA
- a CDS encoding membrane dipeptidase: MTLDWPTIRNGNADALHDTTIDVTGWMIPLDPHAAAVDYFLLSADEPCCGGCVPRNPAASIEVYAAAPFAPQADALTVRGRLVRLVDDPAGWRYRLIEARVLGQTAAEAEADNAAHRATEAPPRAFSRRAFLASGAALGLAACAPGRFGSYTEAEAETETHGSPGSGTRATDQHAASAASTDDAPAPTWQPPAGTFTIDMHSHAGRVTVSRDPAIGARRPFLPLAAPMRTGGMHVVCLAIVTDTTCTRVSDNRKRFEAWRDPQPGELYALGQTEFDRVHHLIERERLQVVTNAAALNANASQGPCAIVAAEGGDFLEGQVDRVDEAYTQHQLRHLQLTHYRVNELGDIQTEPPVHGGLTDAGADVIRRCNALGIVVDVAHGTYDLVKRAADTSIKPLVLSHSALATHPSSRSRLITPDHARVIAGTGGVIGVWPSSGSFKDLHGMAMGIKRMADVVGVEHVGLGSDMLGFISPPVFRSYEQLPDLASALLLAGFTPDEVGAILGGNYRRVFAASVG; the protein is encoded by the coding sequence ATGACCCTCGACTGGCCGACGATTCGCAATGGCAATGCCGACGCACTGCACGATACGACGATCGACGTAACGGGCTGGATGATTCCACTGGACCCGCACGCCGCCGCGGTCGATTACTTCCTGCTCAGCGCGGACGAACCCTGTTGCGGCGGTTGCGTGCCGCGCAATCCGGCGGCATCGATCGAGGTTTATGCGGCCGCGCCGTTCGCGCCGCAAGCGGATGCGCTGACGGTGCGAGGCCGTCTGGTGCGGCTGGTCGACGATCCGGCGGGGTGGCGTTATCGCTTGATCGAGGCGCGGGTGCTGGGGCAAACGGCGGCGGAAGCGGAAGCGGACAACGCGGCGCATCGGGCAACGGAAGCGCCGCCGCGCGCGTTCAGCCGGCGCGCGTTTCTTGCGTCCGGCGCGGCCTTGGGATTGGCGGCGTGCGCGCCGGGCCGGTTTGGCAGCTATACCGAAGCGGAAGCAGAAACAGAAACGCATGGGTCGCCCGGGTCGGGAACGCGAGCGACGGATCAACACGCGGCGTCCGCCGCATCCACTGACGACGCCCCCGCGCCCACATGGCAGCCGCCTGCCGGCACCTTCACCATCGACATGCACAGCCACGCCGGCCGCGTGACCGTCTCGCGCGATCCGGCGATCGGCGCGCGCCGTCCGTTTCTGCCGCTTGCCGCGCCGATGCGCACGGGCGGCATGCACGTCGTCTGTCTCGCGATCGTCACGGACACGACCTGCACGCGTGTGTCGGATAACCGCAAACGCTTCGAAGCGTGGCGCGATCCGCAACCCGGCGAGTTGTACGCGCTCGGTCAAACCGAATTCGACCGCGTGCATCACCTGATCGAGCGCGAGCGCTTGCAGGTGGTGACGAACGCCGCCGCTCTGAACGCCAACGCTTCGCAGGGTCCGTGCGCGATCGTCGCCGCCGAGGGCGGGGATTTTCTCGAAGGCCAGGTGGATCGCGTCGATGAAGCGTACACGCAGCATCAGTTGCGGCATCTGCAACTCACGCACTATCGCGTGAACGAACTCGGCGATATTCAAACCGAACCGCCGGTGCACGGCGGACTGACCGATGCCGGCGCCGACGTGATACGGCGTTGCAACGCGCTCGGCATCGTCGTGGATGTCGCGCACGGCACCTACGATCTGGTGAAGCGCGCCGCCGATACATCTATCAAGCCGCTCGTGCTGTCGCATTCGGCGCTGGCCACGCATCCTTCGTCGCGCAGCCGGCTCATCACGCCCGATCACGCGCGCGTGATTGCGGGCACGGGCGGCGTGATCGGCGTGTGGCCGAGTTCAGGCTCGTTCAAGGATCTGCACGGCATGGCCATGGGCATCAAGCGGATGGCGGACGTGGTCGGCGTCGAACATGTCGGGCTGGGCAGCGACATGCTCGGTTTCATTTCGCCGCCGGTGTTCCGCAGCTACGAGCAGTTGCCGGATCTGGCGAGCGCGTTGCTGCTCGCCGGATTCACGCCGGACGAAGTGGGTGCGATTCTGGGTGGAAATTACCGGCGGGTGTTCGCGGCTTCGGTGGGATGA
- a CDS encoding sulfite exporter TauE/SafE family protein, whose amino-acid sequence MGYVLVLCVGLLAGTLSGVIGTGSSMLLMPVLVMLFGPQQAVPIMAIAAIMGNFGKVIAWWREIDWRACGAYCATAVPGAALGVRTLLALPPHAVEIALGLFFVAMVPTRRWLARRAVKFSLWHLALIGGVVGFLTGIVVSTGPITVPVFMSYGLVKGAFLATEAAGSLTVYAAKVAVFNHFGALPWHVVIDGLITGSALMIGSFAARSIVVRMSPATFKLIVDGLMLSSGLSLLWAAGR is encoded by the coding sequence ATGGGATACGTGCTGGTGTTGTGCGTGGGCTTGCTGGCGGGCACGCTGAGCGGCGTGATCGGCACCGGTTCGTCGATGCTGCTGATGCCCGTGCTCGTCATGCTGTTCGGCCCGCAACAGGCCGTACCCATCATGGCGATCGCCGCGATCATGGGCAACTTCGGCAAGGTTATCGCCTGGTGGCGTGAGATCGACTGGCGCGCGTGCGGCGCGTATTGCGCGACAGCGGTGCCGGGCGCGGCGCTCGGCGTGCGCACGCTGCTGGCGTTGCCGCCGCACGCGGTGGAAATCGCGCTGGGGTTGTTCTTCGTCGCGATGGTGCCGACGCGCCGCTGGCTCGCGCGCCGGGCCGTCAAATTCTCTCTCTGGCATCTTGCGCTGATCGGCGGCGTGGTGGGGTTTCTCACCGGCATCGTCGTGTCGACGGGGCCGATCACGGTGCCCGTGTTCATGTCGTACGGACTCGTCAAAGGCGCATTTCTCGCGACCGAAGCAGCCGGCTCGTTGACCGTCTATGCAGCGAAGGTCGCGGTGTTCAACCACTTCGGCGCGTTGCCGTGGCACGTGGTGATCGACGGCTTGATCACCGGCTCCGCGTTGATGATCGGCTCGTTCGCCGCGCGCTCCATCGTCGTGCGGATGAGTCCCGCGACGTTCAAGCTGATCGTCGATGGCTTGATGCTGTCGTCGGGTTTGTCGTTGCTGTGGGCGGCCGGGCGTTGA
- a CDS encoding hemolysin family protein — translation MIQLVALVGALFLVALNGFFVAAEFGLVKLRATRVQSLAARHGMRGRLLAKVHGRLDAYLSACQLGITLASLGLGWIGEPAFAQLLTPLFSLIGVESEKLIHGISLFFAFSCISFLHIVVGELAPKSLAIREAEKVSLWAATPLYGFYWAMYPAIWVLNTSANAVLKLAGLDADHGHDSHYSTDELKLILRGRRANVATELGAADGGAYSQDEWNTIAHSLDFSRMTVSDLMRPSHELIGLRRDVPLRDNMQVVARHRFSRYPLFEDAAGERVAGMIHLKDLLLARHAGSTLDDLSKYARPVQYVKPDMPALELFRRFRKGAPHFALVGHKHAKPIGFLTLDNLLGALVGQIHDEFRQGDADWTRMDDGTLMGKGSLPVVSLERALGIDIDEGQAESVGGLVIQALNDLPSEGQRVEFDRFDVVVKKMKGPRIVLVRVYPKVFDDEGG, via the coding sequence TTGATCCAGCTTGTCGCCCTCGTCGGCGCGTTGTTTCTCGTTGCCCTCAACGGCTTCTTCGTGGCCGCCGAATTCGGGCTGGTCAAACTGCGCGCCACGCGCGTGCAAAGCCTCGCCGCTCGACACGGCATGCGCGGCCGTTTGCTGGCCAAGGTGCATGGCCGCCTCGACGCGTATCTGTCCGCCTGTCAGCTCGGCATCACGCTGGCGTCGCTCGGCCTCGGCTGGATCGGCGAGCCGGCGTTCGCGCAACTACTCACGCCGCTGTTCAGCCTGATCGGCGTGGAGTCGGAAAAACTGATCCACGGCATTTCGCTGTTCTTCGCGTTCTCCTGCATTTCATTCCTGCATATCGTGGTGGGCGAACTGGCGCCGAAGTCGCTGGCGATTCGCGAGGCGGAAAAGGTGTCGCTGTGGGCCGCCACGCCGCTGTACGGTTTCTATTGGGCGATGTATCCGGCGATCTGGGTGCTCAACACAAGCGCGAATGCGGTGCTGAAGCTGGCGGGTCTCGACGCCGATCACGGCCACGACTCGCATTACTCCACCGACGAACTCAAGCTGATCCTGCGCGGCCGCCGCGCGAACGTCGCGACCGAACTGGGCGCGGCGGACGGCGGCGCGTACAGCCAGGACGAGTGGAACACGATCGCGCATTCGCTGGATTTCTCGCGCATGACGGTGTCGGACCTGATGCGTCCGTCGCACGAATTGATTGGCCTGCGTCGCGATGTGCCGTTGCGCGACAACATGCAGGTGGTCGCGCGGCATCGCTTCAGCCGCTATCCGCTGTTCGAGGACGCCGCCGGCGAACGCGTGGCCGGCATGATCCATCTGAAGGATCTGCTGCTCGCGCGTCATGCGGGCAGCACGCTCGACGACCTGTCGAAATACGCGCGGCCGGTGCAGTACGTGAAGCCGGACATGCCGGCGCTCGAACTGTTCCGCCGCTTCCGCAAGGGCGCGCCGCATTTCGCGCTGGTCGGCCACAAGCATGCGAAGCCGATCGGCTTTCTCACGCTCGACAATCTGCTGGGCGCGCTGGTCGGGCAGATCCACGACGAGTTCCGCCAAGGCGACGCCGACTGGACGCGCATGGACGACGGCACCTTGATGGGCAAGGGCAGTTTGCCGGTGGTGTCGCTGGAGCGGGCGCTGGGTATCGACATCGACGAAGGCCAGGCGGAATCGGTCGGTGGCCTCGTGATTCAGGCGCTCAACGATCTGCCTTCTGAAGGGCAGCGCGTGGAGTTCGATCGCTTCGACGTGGTCGTCAAGAAGATGAAAGGACCGCGCATCGTGCTGGTGCGCGTGTACCCGAAGGTGTTCGACGACGAAGGCGGTTAG
- a CDS encoding histidine kinase dimerization/phospho-acceptor domain-containing protein, which produces MTTSSTGTTGAEPAASGFAVSERTALLRAETALFMRDHVLSLVSHDLRGPLNAIHSWAYVLERKLDANDPNAQRAVTGIRNGVDQQVKLLETIVDATRAETKSLALAYAPFPLHPLLDEAVEEVRAGLARSRNVDVTVDSQLATEQLNGDRARLAAALWLMLAFAVEAGPEGAAVALSARADATAWHAAVTYNADAASLTDPALPHVLEAFARKQATEPREAKRIAWVFALCKRVAEAHGGSFEQIDATADEAAKLTLRIPLSASAPK; this is translated from the coding sequence GTGACAACGTCTTCAACCGGAACCACCGGCGCAGAGCCGGCTGCTTCCGGCTTCGCCGTCTCCGAACGCACCGCGCTGCTGCGCGCCGAAACTGCCTTGTTCATGCGTGACCACGTGCTGTCGCTGGTGTCGCACGATCTGCGCGGTCCGTTGAACGCGATTCACAGCTGGGCTTACGTGCTCGAACGCAAGCTCGACGCGAACGACCCCAACGCGCAGCGCGCCGTCACCGGCATCCGCAACGGCGTGGATCAACAGGTCAAGCTGCTCGAAACGATCGTCGACGCGACGCGTGCCGAAACCAAATCGCTGGCGCTCGCGTATGCGCCGTTTCCACTGCATCCGTTGCTCGACGAAGCCGTCGAGGAAGTGCGCGCGGGACTCGCCCGCTCGCGTAACGTCGATGTCACGGTCGACTCGCAACTCGCCACCGAGCAACTCAACGGCGACCGCGCACGGCTCGCCGCCGCCCTGTGGCTGATGCTCGCGTTCGCGGTGGAAGCCGGCCCGGAGGGCGCCGCTGTCGCGCTGTCGGCGCGCGCGGATGCCACCGCGTGGCACGCCGCCGTCACTTACAATGCCGATGCCGCCTCGCTGACCGATCCCGCATTGCCGCACGTGCTCGAAGCCTTTGCCCGCAAGCAGGCGACCGAGCCGCGCGAGGCCAAGCGCATCGCGTGGGTGTTCGCGCTGTGCAAGCGCGTTGCCGAGGCGCATGGCGGCAGCTTCGAGCAGATCGACGCCACCGCGGACGAAGCGGCGAAGCTGACGCTGCGTATTCCGTTGAGCGCGAGCGCACCGAAGTAA
- a CDS encoding FKBP-type peptidyl-prolyl cis-trans isomerase: MSTVTTESGLKYEDIVEGTGAEAVAGKTVSVHYTGWLTDGQKFDSSKDRNDPFAFVLGGGMVIKGWDEGVQGMKVGGTRKLTIPPQLGYGVRGAGGVIPPNATLVFEVELLDV, translated from the coding sequence ATGTCGACTGTCACCACCGAATCCGGCCTGAAGTACGAAGATATCGTCGAAGGCACCGGCGCCGAAGCGGTTGCGGGCAAGACCGTCAGCGTGCATTACACCGGCTGGCTGACCGACGGCCAGAAGTTCGACTCCAGCAAGGACCGCAACGATCCGTTCGCCTTCGTGCTGGGCGGCGGCATGGTCATTAAGGGCTGGGACGAAGGCGTGCAAGGCATGAAGGTCGGCGGCACGCGCAAGCTGACCATTCCGCCGCAACTCGGCTACGGCGTGCGCGGCGCGGGCGGCGTGATTCCGCCGAATGCGACGCTCGTGTTCGAAGTCGAACTGCTCGACGTCTGA
- a CDS encoding AraC family transcriptional regulator: protein MNHAAVTAPCVSLRRYGAVEASDVHDFHQVVLGLDGAMVMAVDGVAQQIDAGSAWLIPAGARHDYAGIGENRQLVLDLPAASLAVPERLFDRARAVHVDASLTQLVYRIAARATGGAVAGDDLDARRFHWDAAARLGAALIADDGAVSGTQAPGAGLDFARIDRWLRAHLSEPLRMADLAAHCGFGVRRFHQLFIEAFGETPHRYLQRLRLDTSLALLADPRRSLTGIALDIGFGDQSAFTHAFTRRFGLAPGQWRATRDRHHA, encoded by the coding sequence TTGAACCACGCCGCCGTCACCGCTCCCTGCGTTTCGCTGCGCCGCTACGGTGCAGTGGAAGCATCGGACGTGCATGACTTCCATCAGGTCGTGCTCGGCCTGGACGGCGCGATGGTGATGGCGGTGGACGGCGTCGCGCAGCAGATCGACGCCGGGTCCGCGTGGCTGATCCCGGCCGGCGCGCGGCACGACTATGCGGGCATCGGCGAGAACCGGCAGTTGGTGCTGGACTTGCCGGCCGCATCGCTGGCGGTGCCAGAGCGGCTGTTCGACCGTGCACGAGCCGTGCATGTCGATGCGTCGTTGACTCAGCTGGTGTACCGCATCGCGGCGCGCGCCACCGGCGGCGCCGTGGCGGGCGACGATCTCGACGCCCGTCGTTTTCACTGGGACGCCGCGGCTCGTCTGGGCGCCGCGTTGATCGCCGACGACGGCGCCGTCTCCGGCACGCAGGCGCCGGGCGCGGGACTCGACTTCGCGCGCATCGACCGGTGGCTACGCGCGCATCTGTCGGAACCGTTGCGAATGGCCGACCTCGCCGCGCACTGCGGCTTCGGCGTGCGGCGCTTCCATCAGCTTTTTATCGAAGCGTTCGGCGAAACGCCGCATCGCTATCTGCAGCGTCTGCGGCTCGATACGTCGCTCGCGCTGCTCGCCGACCCGCGTCGGTCGTTGACCGGCATCGCACTGGATATCGGCTTCGGCGATCAGAGCGCTTTCACGCACGCGTTCACGCGGCGTTTCGGTTTGGCGCCTGGACAGTGGCGCGCCACCCGCGATCGGCACCACGCCTGA